The DNA segment TATGTTAAGATAAGTTTCTTTCATTACTCCTTCCGTCAATAAATAATCACTGTGACGAAATAGTGTTTTATAGGCAATTTTCCTGACAAATCCATAGAAAGGCAAAAAAGAAAATTTATTCAAAAAATGAGCTGCCTTTTTTTGTATTTCTTTTTTAAGCCTCTTTCTTCTGATGCCAGCGCTGCCTATTAAAATTAATTTCCTAACCAGTTGAGGATATTTTACAGAAAACTTAGCTGCCACTGACCCTCCGAAGGAATGTCCCAATAAAAAAATTTGCGAAAAATTATGCTTCTCGCAAAAATCTTTAACCCATTCTACATAATCATTTATGGCCCAGGGTTTTATTGGTGGCGGGGTTTGACCAAAGCCAGGAAGGTCGGGCACAAAAACTACGTATCCCCTACTTTCCAAAAGTTC comes from the Candidatus Nealsonbacteria bacterium genome and includes:
- a CDS encoding alpha/beta hydrolase, with translation MNTILILHGWGWPVSSQQWDRVKELLESRGYVVFVPDLPGFGQTPPPIKPWAINDYVEWVKDFCEKHNFSQIFLLGHSFGGSVAAKFSVKYPQLVRKLILIGSAGIRRKRLKKEIQKKAAHFLNKFSFLPFYGFVRKIAYKTLFRHSDYLLTEGVMKETYLNIIKEDISEIFPNISVPTLLIWGKKDNIIPLEHAYFMKEKIPGVKLEIVPNVKHNPHREAPEILVEKILQFLP